ACGCGCCGATCGTCCTCGAGGGGTACAACTTCCCGAACGAACCCGTCCTCGGGGTCGGCGCCATGACCGTCGCCTGCCTCGCGATGTCGCCGGTCTACACCTACGTCACCCTCTCCGCGCGGTCGGTGCTGGCGCCGGCGATCTTCCACGGGACGTTCAACGCCTTCGCGACCGCGCTGGTCGTCTTCGCGCAGGGCGGGTCGGAACTCGTCGTCAACCCCGTCGGCCTGATGGGCGCGCTCGCGTTCGGGATCGCCGCGGTCCTCATCGCGCTCCGCGGGGCGCCGGAACTCACCGCCGACTGGGCCGTCGCCGGCGAGGACGCCGCGGGCTCCGACGCTGAGGACGGCGATCACGGCGGCGACGCCGGGACGCTCGAGTCGTCGACCGGGGAGGCGTAAGCGCCGGGGTTCTCGCACCCGTCGGCCGGCCCGACGTTTACGGCGGAAGCCGCGGCCACCGTACTCCGTCAGGGATATGCACCACCGTCACCGAGTAGGCGAAGAATGACCGACTGGCGCTCGATCTTCGGCCACGAACGCCCCTACGACGAGCAGGTCGACGGCATCGAGACCGCGATCGACGCTGCTCGAGACGGCGGCTACGCCGTCGTCGAGGGCGCCTGTGGCACCGGAAAGACGATGATCGCGCTGACCGCGGGGATCGACCTCGTGCGCGATCCCGACACCGACTACGAGCGCGTGTTCGTGCTCACGAGCGTCAAACAGCAACTCCACCAGTTCGAGGAAGACCTCGAGACGATCAACGAGAACCTCCCCGACGACTGGAACCCCGTTTCGGGGCTCACCCTCGTCGGGAAGGCCGACGTCTGCCCGTACAACCGCGCCGGCGCCGGCGGGATCGACGACGGCAACGTCTACGACCGCTGTGAGACCCTGCGGGATCGCACCCGCGACCTCACCGGCGAGGGCGGCGACACGACAGCCGGAAGCCTGACCGCGCAGGCCCGCAGCCAGCAGATCGGCTTAGCGGACAGCGGCAGGCAGGGCGGCGGGCCGCGCCTCCTGCAGACCGCCGGCGAGACCGCGCCGTACTCGCCCGACCTCCCGGAGTACAGCGACGGCGGCCCCGTCGACGTTTCGACGGAGTACTGTCCGTTCTACGCCCAGTACCTCGAGGACCTTCCCGAAGAGGGCAGCGACGGCGATGCAGTGGAAGCGGTCCCCTACGACTTCACCGAGGCGGGAATGATCACTCCCGAGGACCTCGTCGCCCGCTCGGTCGCCCACGGCACCTGTCCGCACTCGGTGATGGGCGCCGTGCTCGGCCACGTCGAGGTCGTCATCGGGAACTACTACCACGCCTTCGACCCCAGAACGACCGGCTCCTTTACCGGCGCCCTCCTCGACGACTCGACGTTCGTCGTCTGCGACGAGGCCCACATGTTAGAGCCCCGCGTCCGGGATCTGGTCAGCGACGGCGTCGCCGATCGGACCCTTCGGGACGCCGAGACCGAACTCTCGCGGGTCATTCAACCGATCAAGTTCGAGCGCGAGGGACGGCGCGCCGAGGGCGGTTCCAAGACGGCCGACGCCGACCTCGTCCGCGCGGAACTCAAGGACAGCGACGTCTCCTACGACGAACTCGAGCAGACCCTCGAGTTCGTCCGCGACCTCCGGAGCGAACTCGACCGCCGGGTCACGGCGCATCTCGACCGGAACCACAGGGGGTGGCAGTCGAACCTCGCCGACCTCGGGGACGACGAGATTCCGCTGCGCGACCCCGCGGAACCGGCCGAAGACGAACTCATGGCGTGGGCCCGCGAGGCGGGGTACGGCGACGCCGACTGGGTCCGCGCCGAGGCCGTCGGCGCCGTCGTCGAGCGCGTTCTGAACGAAGCCGAGGACGAGGACCGCACCCGCGCCGCACCCGCCGTCGGCCGCGTCTTGGGCGAGTGGTACCGGCGGGGCCACACCGACTACTTCCGCGAGATCGAACTCGAGCGCACCTGGGACGACACCGAACCCGCCGACTCGTGGCGCCGCGCGTACAACGCCCGCATGGCCCTGCACAACTGCGTCCCCAGCGACGCCATCGGCGAACGCCTCGGGATGTTCGGCGGCGGCATCCTCATGAGCGCGACCTTGGAGCCGATGGACGCCTTCACGGAAGTAACGGGACTGGACTACCTCGAACGCGAGGAGGACCGCCCGGTCGTCGAACGCCGATACGGCCTGCACTTCCCCGAGGAGAACCGCGAGAGCTTCGCCGTTGCAGCACCCAAGTACACCTACGACAATCGCGGTCGACCGGGGGAAGAGAACCCCACGCGACGGCAGTACGTCGACGCCGTCGCCGAGGTCGGCCGACTGCCGGGCAACGTCCTCGTCGGAATGCCGAGCTACGCGGAGGCCGACTGGCTCGCCGGCGTCTTAGAGGAGCGACTCGAGAAACCCGTCTTGCTCGACGCCGCCAGCGACGACGAGACGACGCAGGCGCTCAAACGGGAGTTCTTCGACGGCGAGGGGAAGGTCCTCGTAACCAGCCTCCGCGGGACCCTGACCGAGGGCGTCGACTACAGCGGCGACCGCCTCGCGGCGGCGGTGGTCTGTGGCGTCCCCATCGTCAACACCTCGAGTCCGCGCACGAAGGCCGTCCGCCGGGCCTACGACGACGAGTTCGGCGACGGGTTCACCTACGCGCTGACGATTCCCGCGGTCCGGAAGGCGCGGCAGGCGATCGGCCGCGTCATTCGCAGCCCCGAGGACGTCGGCGTCCGCGTCCTTCTGGACGAGCGCTACGCCCGCGACAGCTGGGACTCCGTCCGGCCGTACCTGCCCGACGACGGCGAGTTCCAGCCCGTCAGCCCGGACATGCTCGACGTCGGCCTCGAGCGATTTCGGAGCCGACTCGAACAGTAGCCGGAACGACGCTCGACTCGCGGACCCTCACTCCGACTCGGAGTCCGAGCGGGGGTCGGACGCGTTGGAGTCGAACTCGAGATCGGACTCGGAGCCGGATCCGGACCGATCCAGCGTGATCGTCGTCGTTGTCGTCGTCGTCTCGGCGTACAGCGAGTACAGGAGAATCGTGAAGCCGGCGGCGATGCAGCTGCTCTGGATCGCGACGCCGAGCGCGACGTCGTCGGCGCCGACGTGGGCGATCGCGCCGCCGATCGAGCCGGCGACGATGACGCTAAAGCCGATGGCGACCGCTCGCAGCGCCGCCGACCCCGTTCGTCGAAAGGCACGGTAGGCCAGCGCGGCGACGGCGCCGCCGGTGACGAACGTCGCCGTGTTCGCGGCCGCGATGAGGAGCGTGTATTCGTCCATAGCTACGTGCAAGCACTCGGCGTCTCCGAAACGATTGCGATCGTCGCCGTTCCGTCGATCGCTCCGAGCGACTCGGTAGTACGGTGTCCGCGGCTCTCGTACTTCAGTGACGCCGCCTATTCTCACTCGGAAAGAACGGTGCGAAGACGTTCGGCGAATTGCGTCGGTGACGATCGCTCGAGGTCGACCGCTGCCGGCGACGCGTCGGTCGCGGCCCCGTCCGTGCTCGACGTTACGCTAATCCGAAAGATTTTGTCACACCGGTGAGAGTCACGGCTGTGACAGCGAACGCGACTGCGGACGCCGACCGACGATACGTGCTCGCGGGTATCGTCGCGCTACTCGGCCTCGTTACCGGTGCGATTCTGCTCGACGTCCTCGGGACGATCATGTTCGCGCTGACGGTCGCCTACGTCCTGTTGCCCGTCCAGGGCTGGCTCCACCGGCGCGGCCTCTCGGAGCGGCTGTCGGCCGTCGCGGCGACCCTGCTCGGCTTCCTCGGAACCGTCGCCGTCTTCGCGCCGCTGGTCGTCGCGCTCTACGTCCGCTTCGATCAGGTCCAGACCGTCCTCGAAGAGATTCCCGACGAGTTGCCCGTCGCGGTCGCGGGCTACACGTACACCGTCGACGTCGCCGACGTCAATTCGCTCGCGATCGACTTTTTGAGCGACGCGGCCGTCTCCTTCGCCGCGGCGCTGCCCGTGCTGGGGATCAAGTTCGCGCTGTTCGTCATCCTGCTGTTCGCGCTGTTGCTCGAGGCCGACGCCGCCGGTCGCGCGGCCATCGCGCCGGTTCCTCACGGCTACCGCGACGTCGTCTACGCGCTCGCGATGCGGGCCCGCGAGACGCTGTACGCGATCTACGTCCTGCAGTTCGCGACCTCGGTGGCGACGCTCGTCATCGCCTACCCGCTGTTCTGGCTGCTGGGCTACGACGCGGCGTTCACGATCGCCTTCTTCGCGGCGATACTGCAGTTCATCCCGATGATCGGCCCGAGTCTGCTGATCGCGCCGATCGCGCTCTACCACGTCGCCGTCGGCGACCTCGTCGCGGGCCTCCTCGTCGGCGTCCTCGGGATGGCCCTCGTCGCCTGGCTTCCCGACATCGTCGTCCGACCGCGACTGGCTCGCCGCTCGGCCGGCCTCCCCGGGAGCCTCTACTTCGTCGGCTTCACCGGCGGGCTGTTCACGCTGGGCGCCATCGGCGTCGTCGTCGGGCCGCTGATCGTCGCCGTCTTCGTCGAGGCCGTCGACCTGCTGGCCGACGAGGTCAACGGCGACGCCACGTTCGCCGACCTCCTCGAGGCCGACCTCGAGGAGTCATCGACGACGGCGTCCGAGACGGACGCGGAGACCAGTTTCGACGAATCGAAGACGCGGACCGCCGACGACTGATCGAACCGACTGGCCCGGTCCGTCTCGCTACCGGACGACCGTCGACGTCGCGTCGTCCGCCCCGGAAGGGAGCGGTGATTTCGCTCGCTTCGGTTCCGGACTCGTTCTCACTGTCGCGAACCGTCTAACAGAGTCCCGCTCGATCACAGGCCTCTTCAGCGACCGCGTCACCGCAGCCGCTGTATTCGTCGGCGACGGTACAGACGATTTCGACGAAGCCCAGACAGCTGAGTCCCGCAACGGGAATCGTGATACCGAGGAACCCGCAGATGAATCCGCCGGCGGCACTACACCCGATGGTACAAATTTGACCTGCGGCGTACTGACAGGCGCTACAGCCCGTGACTTCGATATCTGCTGGAGTGACAGCAGTGCCTGAGGGGCTGATCTGATCCGGATCGAGTTCACTATTGCGCGCTTCTCGGATCGCGTCCGTATCGACGGAAATGACCGTCGCTCCGCCGGACGTGGCCGCAGGCCGTGGCCCGTTGGATTCCCCTCCGCCCGTGGGCTCGAACCGATGAACTTCGTTGAGGACACCGTCGTCGGTTTCGTAGTAGTAATCGAGACTGGCGACTTCGATCTCACCGGTATCGGGATTGCGACCCACGACGATGCTGCCCTCGTCGGCGTCCGCCGGGTCCTCGAGATCGTACTGGACGACTTCTCGAGCGAAGTCCTCGCCCCGGGCGTAGCCGGCGACGACGCCATCGACGTCGGTCCGGACCTGTGCGCCGTCGGCTCGAGCGCGCTGTGCGAGTTCGCGGAACGCGGGCGTCGCTGCGAGCTTGCGAGCGAGATCTCGTTTCTCAGCGCCGGTGAGCAGTTTCGCTTCCTCAGCCTGTGAGAGGTCACCTGCCGCGGCAGCCATTCCCGTCGACCCGGTAGCGAATAACCCGGCGGCACCGACGGTTTTGAGAACGTTTCGACGGTTAATTCCACTATCTTCCTCTAGTTCGTTATTATCTTCTTTCATCGCTACAGTACACGGTAGAATGGATGAAATATTGATAGTAACTTCTGCTCACAAAGCGTCGTTCGCTGTCCGTGCAGTCGATCCTCGTCGTGCAGCGGGTGGTCCGGCACTGTAGGTTTCGTCGGAGAATAGCGACCGCGGTACAGTCGTATCGCACCTCTTTCGAGAACCTCGTTCGTCGACGATCAGATACGTGTCTGTCGATCGGATGTGGACGTCGAGAATCAGTACGTTTTGATCCTGTTTTCCGCTCGCTTGAACGACGCGTACTTTTCTTTCATCCACCGTTCGACACCGGGTACCGGATCGTCGAATCGCACGACCCCGTGGATCCCGCTTCCGTCGTTGTACGCGATAATCATGCATCTGTTTTCGCTGAAACAAATTCCGTACGACGGATACTCGTCAATAACGGTCATCCGTACCGTCTCCGACCGCTGTAACGCGTCGAAATCGGCCGGTTCTGCCTGCCCTATCGTTTCGAAACATTCTACAGGACCGACAATTTCGCTATCCGTTATCGACGCTCGTTGCGCGAGTACGGACGCGTATTTCGGGTTGATCGCCGGAGCGCACAGCCGCAGTCGATCGGCGTTTTCGATGAACGCAGTAAACTCGTTGACGGCTTCGAACGGCACATCGAATCCGTTTACCGCGATTTCGCCCGATGACAGAGCGTCTACGTCGACCGAAAACTTTCGCGGAACTTTCGAGAGGAACGATCCGATTTTCGCTGCGGATTCGACGTCCTGTAACAGGTCAGTGAAACTCGACAGAACGAACCTGCCTACCGGCGTAATCTCGTATACTTTTCCGCTTCGTTCCGTGACCCAGTCCCGTTCCTGTAACTCACGGAGATTGCGTCTGAGCGTCGTTCGATGGACATCTACCTTCTTTTCTAACTTGGACTGTTTGTGCGGTGATTCCGAGAGCACCTGGAGGATTCGAAGTCGGTCCCGTGTTCCAGCCAGGAATTGAACGTCGCTGTACCCATTGTTCTCGAGTCCTCGTTTGTGTTCGTTTTCGGATTGCATGCGCGACGATTACGGTCCTCGTATTCGATCCGTCACCGATTCTTTATTATCCACGCCAGTCCGGTTCTGGTGACTGTCACGATCTAACTCGTCCGCATAGTTTTAATACACTATCAGATGTTATAGTTCTTTCCCGGGTAGAATTATGGGAAAAAAGATCGGCACGCGACCAACGGTCGTTCTCGTTCCGATCGCCGTCACGAGATCAGTGCAACCGAAATGAAGCCATTAAATTAATTACTCATAGAAACGGAAACTCAAATATGAATCGTCGAGCGTCGCTTCCGATTGCGATCCTCGTTACCGGTGTCTCCGTCCTCTGTATGCTAGTGCTCGCGACCGGATTTCTCGACCCCGACTGGATGCTCGACACGATCGGACTCATACCGTATCTCGGCACGATAGTCGTGATGTTCGTCTGCTTCATTCTGTCGTTCTATTTCGACATGCTCGGTACGCTCCGTCGAGAACTGTAATCGCCGCTCACTCGAGCGTGTACCGGTTGAACCGTCGCACCGCCGCCCGATAACAGCCGTAGCCGACGCCGCCCTCTAGAGCGAGCCAGACCAGTACGGACGCGGCCCAACCGATGGTCGCTACCGCACTGTCGCCTAACAGTAGCCGTGAACCGACGACAGCGCCGCTCCCGAGCGTCCCGAGCGACGGCACGACCATCGAGTAGATCGCAATCGCCGACAGACTCGGTGGAACCACGTTCCGCCGACGGCTGACTCGTATCGCGCCGAATCGGGGAAACCGCATACCGAGGGCGAGCGCGATCCCGATCGCGGCCGAACCGTGGACGCCGGCCCAGAGCGCCAGTCCGACCGCGATCGGCAGCGCGTATGTCGCGGCGCTGACCGCGCCGACGGTCGCGACGAGCAGCGGGACGCCGACGATCGCGCTCACCAGCGCCGTGCCACCCACGAACTGGCGTCCGTCGACCGGTGACGCCACCGTCGCCGGTAGCGCCGCCCCGTCGTCGCCGAGCGGGTTTAGCGTCAGGCAGCCGCCGACGAACCACGAGCCGAGGAGACCGACGGCGACCGGAAGCAGGGAGCGCCCGCCCGTCGTCCGTGCCAGATCGACCACCAACCACACGCCGACGAGCAGCGGGACGCCGAGATGCGAGACGCGCGTCAGGTCGCGTTTCGCTCGTTGTACCGATCGCCACGCGACGTACCGCGTCGGTCGGTCGATCCGTCCTCGAAGGTGGGTGAACGGACGCGGTCGATCGCTCGTAGCCGGCGCCCGTCGAACATCACCGTCCGTCCCCTCGCCGTCGGTCCAGAGCTGAATCGCGAACCGCTCGGTCACTGATCCGCCTGCGAGGGCGACCACGAGCGTTCCGAGCACTGCTCCGACGACCCGATACGGGGACGCCGCGATCGGCGTCCCGACGACGAAGAGATCGGCGTACCAACTCGTCGGCAGTCTCGCGGCGAACTCCAGGGTTGTGCTCAGTTTTGTCATCACACCGGCGGCGACGACCGCTCCGAGAAGGCCGAGTCCGCCGGCCACGTGCGCCGTCTTCCAGCGGACGCGGCGACTCAAGACGGCGACCACGGTGCCGACCGCGTAGCCACAGCAGACGCTGCTCGTCAGAAACAGGACGGTGGCGACCGGAATCGTCGCAATCGGAACGGCCGTGTCGGCACCGGTGACGAATCCGACACCGAGGATCCCGACGGGGAGGGCGGCGAACGCCAGCGCGCGGAGTTCCTCCGCGACGAGGACGCCGATCGTTACCGCCGACGGTCGCACGCTCGTCAGTAACAGCGCCGGGTTGTCGATATCTACGGTCCGTATCGCCGCTCGCTGCCCGAATAGCGCGGTACTCGACAGCCAGAGCAGCGTCACGAGCAGTCCGACGATCGGCGGCAGTGACGGATCGGATCGAGCCGCGAGTTCGGCCGTTCGGCTCTGGACGACCAGCGTCATCAGCCCGAGATAGAGCGTCCCGAAGAGCCCGGCGCCCACGAGCAACGCGAGTCGAATCCGATCCCGCTTGAACGCCCGCCAGTCTCGACGCACTTCGGTCCGGCCGATCCGTAGTCCGTGGGCGAGCGTCCGAAGCCGTCGTATCATCTCAGTCGGACTCGTTCGCCGAATCGTTGTACTTCAGTCCTCCGTAATAAATTGCGCCTAACACAATACTAGTACCGATCGCTTCGAGAAAGGCGGGCTCTGACCCCGTATACAGGTCGTACGCGATACTTACTGCGAAGAGGACGACTACCGCGGCAATCGCGTGGAATATGTGGTTCTCTTTCAGTTGTTGATTCAATCGTTCGAACGCGGATGCGTCTGTCATATTGTTCGGTGGATAGTCTGCCGCCTTCCGTCTCTCAGCCGTTGGGCGGTCGACGATCGCGCTTCGGTCGGTTTCGAGAGGCGATACTACGCTCGGAGGGCGACGTTCCGCCAGCCGGTTTCGTACCTCAACCTAATATTCATCTCCACTATATTATATACTTTTTGCAGATCGATACAGAATTAATACCCCGACGTAGGGATCGAATCGGGCGAACGAACTTCTTTTAGTTAGCTTTTCAACTCGTAGGCAGGTCGCTCGTCCTGCGTTCCGAGTCCGTCGATCGGCGCTCTATCATTTCCCACCGGGCCGCTTTTCCGGGTTACCATCGTCGACATTGTCCCGTATAGTCGCGTCCGAACGTGGCAACTCCGGACGACCTCCCCATCTTTTTACGCTGGTCGTCGTCCGTTCCCTATGACTTCCGGCCGAACGCTCGCCAACGCGATCGTCGGCGCCATCGTCGGCGTCGTGCTGTCGTTCATCCCGCTCTCGCCCGTTATCGGCGGCGTTACCGCGGGTTTTCTCGAGGGATCGAACGCCAGACAGGGAGCGGTCGCCGGCGCGCTCGCGGGGGCGATCGCGTTCCTCCCGGTCGCCGGCTTCGCGATGCTCGGACTCGGAGTCCTCGGGTTCGGAATGGGGATCGTCGCGGCGCCGATCGAGGGCTTCGCGATCGCGGCGCTGGCGATCGTCGGATTCGGACTGGTCCTGTTCCTCTACACCGTCGGCCTGTCGCTGCTCGGCGGCTACCTCGGCGCGCTGCTCGCCCGCGAGTACCCCGATCAACGGCGCCGGACCCAGGAGACGATCGGCCTCTCTTCGGACCGTTCGGAGCGATCCCGATCGCTCGGCGCGACCGGCTCGCGAGGCACTCGATCGGACGTGAGGGTGGATCGCGATCGCGGCCGACGCGATCACGGACGCGACCGCGAACGCGGACGGTTCGGAACGCGCGAGTCCGTGTCGGAGTCGGGGACGGAAACGAGCCCGGAAACTGACTCCGACACCGACCCGGACTCGAGTGCGTCGTCCGACGGTGACCGAGATACCGAACCCGAGCGGTTCTGACGGAGCGGACTCGAGAACGCGGTCCAGCCGACGAGGGTGTCGGGTCCCGCTCCGGCCGTCGCCGCGAGGATCACTCTTTCCCGTTCCCGACCGCTCACTCGTAGCGGAGCGCGTCGATCGGATCCGTCCGCGCCGCTCGCCAGGCCGGATACAGGCCCGCGAGGATCCCGACGAGCACGCCGACGACGATCGCCAGCGCGACGTACTCGAGGGGGTAGACCAGCGGGAGGTCGATGTACCACGCGCCCAGGTAGCCCGCGACGAGGCCCAACAGCGTGCCGAGGATCGCGCCGATGACGCCCAAAATCACCGCTTCGGCCAGGAACAGCCCCAGTATCTCCCGGTTCTGAGCCCCGACGGCTTTCATGATCCCGATCTCGCGGGTCCGTTCGGTCACCGAGACCAGCATGATGTTCGCGATGCCGACCGAGCCCACGACCAGCGAGATCGCCGCGATGCCGACGATGAAGTTCTGGAGCAGGTTCAACACGTCCTCGAGTTGCTGGAGCAACTCCGCGCTCGTCTGCAGTCGCACCTCGAGGCCGTCGTCGAGCAACGCGCCGGCGTCCGACTCGTCGCTCTCGAGGTAGCTCCGCGCGCTCTCTTTCGCCCGTTCGATCGCCGCGTCGTCGGTCGACTCCGCCTCGACGACGATCGCGAGGAACAGCGCGTCGTTCGCGTCGCTCGAGTTCCCGTCGGTCTCGGTTTCGTTCCCGTCGCTGCCGTTGTTCGCCCCGCCGGAGTCGCCGCTCGGGAACGCCGCGGCGGCGTCTTCAGTGTAGAAGGGATCGGTCGGAACGTAGACCCGCGGCGACGGCTCGAACCCTTCGAACGGGCTCAGCCCCTCGGAGCTCTCGGTGATGCCGACGACGGTGACGGTCGTCCGCTGGCCGCCCTGCAGGGCGATCGTCAGTTCGTCGCCGACCGAGACCTCCTCCTCGAACTGGCCGGCGACGGCCGGGTTGATGACGGCCTCGCGCTCGCCCTGCTCGAACTGCCGTCCCTCCGCGAGCCTGTTCTCCCGGATATACGACGGCCCGGCGGCTACGAGAGCGTCGCTCTGTGGCGATATCTCGCCCTCGTAGGCGAGGGCCTGCGTGGATAACGGCATGTAGCCGTAGGCCGCCTCGACCCCCTCCCGCCGTTCGATTTCGTCGAGATCGTCCTCGCTGAAGACGGGTTGGGCGCCCGCGAGCGGGCCGCCCTCGGTCTCGGGCTCGGCGGCCCAGCCGTAGACGTTGCGCCGGTCGTCGGGGCTGACGTCCCCGAGCACTCCCTCCTGTAAGCTCGCACCGAGCGTGACGAAGGCGATCACCGCCGCGATGCCGATCACGATGCCCAGCGTCGTCAGCGACGACCGCAGTTTGTGGCCGCGGATCGACCGCCACGCCAGGCGCAGACTCTCGATCGCCCGCATCAGTCGCCCGCTCCGGAGTCGGTTCGACTCGAGGGGTCGTCCTCCTGCTGGCCCGCGCTCTCGTCGAGGATCTCGATCCGTTCGATCCGCCCGTCGAGCAGGTGGACGATCCGCTCGGCGCGTTCGGCGACGTGGCGTTCGTGGGTGACGACGACCATCGTCGTCCCGGCGTCGTGAAACTCCCCGAAGAGGTCGAGGATGTCGGCCTCCGTGTCGGTGTCCAAGTTGCCGGAGGGCTCGTCGGCCAGCACGATGGCCGGATCGTTGACCAGCGCCCGCGCGAGCGCGACCCGTTGGCGCTGCCCGCCGGAGAGTTCGTTCGGGAGGTGATCGGTCCGATCCGCGAGGCCGACCCGCTCGAGGAGGTCGCGGGCCCGCTCGCGGCGCCGTTCGCGATCGACGTTCTGGAACAACTGCGGGAGCGCGACGTTCTCCGTGGCGGTCAACCGGGGCATGAGGTTGAACGTCTGGAAGACGAAGCCGACCGTCGTCCCCCGGAGGGTCGTCCGTTCGCGGTCGGTCAGCGCCGCCACGTCCTCGCCGTCGACGACGACGGTGCCGGCCGTCGGCGTGTCCAGACAGCCCACGAGGTTCATCAGCGTCGACTTCCCCGAGCCGCTCGGCCCCATGATCGCGGTGTAGGACCCACGCGGAATCTCGAGGGAGACGCCGTCTAACGCGTGGACCGGCTCACCGAGCTGGTAGGTCTTCCGGACGTCCTCGAGGGCCACCGCCGTGCCGGCGTCGGCGCCGACGCCGGCGGCGCCCCCGGTTCCCGATGTCGCCATAGGCGGTCGACCACGGCCCGACCGAAAAAGCTAGTACTAGCGGCGGATCGCGTCCACGAACTCGAGCCAGCGCTCGTGATCGGCCAGCGTCGCCGAGCGGGCCTCGGCGCCGAACCGCTCGCGCCGGAGGCTCTTGAGGGCGTTTCGGGCGCGGTCGATGCCGACGATCGTCTCGACGAGTTCCTCGCCTTCCCCGCGATCGATAGAGGCCGATTCGAGGCGCTCGACGAGGCGTTTCCGCTCGGCGGCCAGCTCCCGCTCGGTCTCTCGGACCAGCGGCTTCGCGTCGTCGGGGATGCCGTCGACCTTCCGGGTCTCGATGAGGAACTCCTCGAGAGGAAGATCGTCGTCGCCGACGGTGATCGTCTCGAGGAGTTCCTGCCCGATCGTCGCGCTCTGGCGGTTGGCGCGCTCGATGAGGTTGCGTCGTTCTGCGGCGTCTATCTTTGTATCCGTGTTCGGGCGGGTCATAAAATTGTTATCTTGACGGTGATGCGTCGCAGTACCTCGCTACCAGTCGGTCTCGTCGGCGTCACTCTGGGTCGCTCCCCAGTCCTCGTCCGTTGTGTCGGTCTCGACCGACGCGGTCTTCTCGCCGCGGAAGATGAAGTAAGCGACGAGGGCGACGATACCGAAGATTCCCGTGAGGAACAACAGCCCAGTGACACCGAACGCCCAGACGAGCTCGTTGTTCTCGCGCTTCGAAGCGTCCTTGTAGACCCAGTAGCCGATGCCAATCGAGATGAGCAGGAAGACCACCCCGATCGCGAGAAGGATCGTCGGATCGATCAGGGGTTCCGCTCCGTCGGTCTGTAACGGAAGGTGCGCAAACTGTATCATGCTCTCACCTCCGCTCCGAAATTCGCTCGAGCGTCGTGACGTCGCTGGCGGCCACAATCGTACCGACCGGTTGTTTGCGGGGATATCGTATTCATATATTCCTTCGTTTGAAAAATCCTACCTAGTAAACATATTTCTTTTGTTTGTACACTGATAAATTGTAGCGAACGGACGGTGAATATAGCGTTGATGTGCCTACTAACGCCGAACGCTGCCGTAACTGTCTGCGAGATCGAATCGTTCGTTCTGCCTAGTTCCCCGTGCTAGCGCACCTGTTGCACAGATAAACGTATATGTGTGTTGGAGAAAAACATTCAATTAATACCGT
This portion of the Haloterrigena gelatinilytica genome encodes:
- a CDS encoding ATP-dependent DNA helicase gives rise to the protein MTDWRSIFGHERPYDEQVDGIETAIDAARDGGYAVVEGACGTGKTMIALTAGIDLVRDPDTDYERVFVLTSVKQQLHQFEEDLETINENLPDDWNPVSGLTLVGKADVCPYNRAGAGGIDDGNVYDRCETLRDRTRDLTGEGGDTTAGSLTAQARSQQIGLADSGRQGGGPRLLQTAGETAPYSPDLPEYSDGGPVDVSTEYCPFYAQYLEDLPEEGSDGDAVEAVPYDFTEAGMITPEDLVARSVAHGTCPHSVMGAVLGHVEVVIGNYYHAFDPRTTGSFTGALLDDSTFVVCDEAHMLEPRVRDLVSDGVADRTLRDAETELSRVIQPIKFEREGRRAEGGSKTADADLVRAELKDSDVSYDELEQTLEFVRDLRSELDRRVTAHLDRNHRGWQSNLADLGDDEIPLRDPAEPAEDELMAWAREAGYGDADWVRAEAVGAVVERVLNEAEDEDRTRAAPAVGRVLGEWYRRGHTDYFREIELERTWDDTEPADSWRRAYNARMALHNCVPSDAIGERLGMFGGGILMSATLEPMDAFTEVTGLDYLEREEDRPVVERRYGLHFPEENRESFAVAAPKYTYDNRGRPGEENPTRRQYVDAVAEVGRLPGNVLVGMPSYAEADWLAGVLEERLEKPVLLDAASDDETTQALKREFFDGEGKVLVTSLRGTLTEGVDYSGDRLAAAVVCGVPIVNTSSPRTKAVRRAYDDEFGDGFTYALTIPAVRKARQAIGRVIRSPEDVGVRVLLDERYARDSWDSVRPYLPDDGEFQPVSPDMLDVGLERFRSRLEQ
- a CDS encoding DUF7521 family protein, with protein sequence MDEYTLLIAAANTATFVTGGAVAALAYRAFRRTGSAALRAVAIGFSVIVAGSIGGAIAHVGADDVALGVAIQSSCIAAGFTILLYSLYAETTTTTTTITLDRSGSGSESDLEFDSNASDPRSDSESE
- a CDS encoding AI-2E family transporter; amino-acid sequence: MTANATADADRRYVLAGIVALLGLVTGAILLDVLGTIMFALTVAYVLLPVQGWLHRRGLSERLSAVAATLLGFLGTVAVFAPLVVALYVRFDQVQTVLEEIPDELPVAVAGYTYTVDVADVNSLAIDFLSDAAVSFAAALPVLGIKFALFVILLFALLLEADAAGRAAIAPVPHGYRDVVYALAMRARETLYAIYVLQFATSVATLVIAYPLFWLLGYDAAFTIAFFAAILQFIPMIGPSLLIAPIALYHVAVGDLVAGLLVGVLGMALVAWLPDIVVRPRLARRSAGLPGSLYFVGFTGGLFTLGAIGVVVGPLIVAVFVEAVDLLADEVNGDATFADLLEADLEESSTTASETDAETSFDESKTRTADD
- a CDS encoding halocin C8-like domain-containing protein, with protein sequence MAAAAGDLSQAEEAKLLTGAEKRDLARKLAATPAFRELAQRARADGAQVRTDVDGVVAGYARGEDFAREVVQYDLEDPADADEGSIVVGRNPDTGEIEVASLDYYYETDDGVLNEVHRFEPTGGGESNGPRPAATSGGATVISVDTDAIREARNSELDPDQISPSGTAVTPADIEVTGCSACQYAAGQICTIGCSAAGGFICGFLGITIPVAGLSCLGFVEIVCTVADEYSGCGDAVAEEACDRAGLC
- a CDS encoding helix-turn-helix transcriptional regulator, which produces MQSENEHKRGLENNGYSDVQFLAGTRDRLRILQVLSESPHKQSKLEKKVDVHRTTLRRNLRELQERDWVTERSGKVYEITPVGRFVLSSFTDLLQDVESAAKIGSFLSKVPRKFSVDVDALSSGEIAVNGFDVPFEAVNEFTAFIENADRLRLCAPAINPKYASVLAQRASITDSEIVGPVECFETIGQAEPADFDALQRSETVRMTVIDEYPSYGICFSENRCMIIAYNDGSGIHGVVRFDDPVPGVERWMKEKYASFKRAENRIKTY
- a CDS encoding DUF5518 domain-containing protein — protein: MTSGRTLANAIVGAIVGVVLSFIPLSPVIGGVTAGFLEGSNARQGAVAGALAGAIAFLPVAGFAMLGLGVLGFGMGIVAAPIEGFAIAALAIVGFGLVLFLYTVGLSLLGGYLGALLAREYPDQRRRTQETIGLSSDRSERSRSLGATGSRGTRSDVRVDRDRGRRDHGRDRERGRFGTRESVSESGTETSPETDSDTDPDSSASSDGDRDTEPERF